The window GTGCCGAGGATCGCCGCCGGCGCGCGGTCGGACGCCAACAGCGCCACGTCCGCCGTCACCGCGCCCGCGAAGGCCAGCGCGATGCCCTGCCGGGCCGGCCACATGCCGTTCAGCCGGAACCAGCCCGCCGCCGTCACCGCCTGAAGGGCGACGAGGGGCACGAGGAGGGCGTACGACCCGATCGCCGCCGTGGCCGAGAGGAGCAGCCCCAGCAGCGCCGTGAGCGCGGCCGGCTGAATCCCCGGCTCGATGATCGGGGAGCGGCCCTCCAGACGGGCCCGCTGGGCGTCGGTGATACGGGCGTTGCCGGCGAGGGTCGCGGGGCCGTAGCCGGCGCCGCTGCCGTCGCCCGCCTGTGCGGCCTGTGCGGCCGCAGCATCCGCGTCGGGCTCGGGAGCCTGAGTCCGCGTCCGGTTCTGCGACTGCGCAGGTGACTGGAACTGGGGCTGAGCGTGGGGGTGTGCCTGGGCGTGGGGCTGGGGCTGAGCGTGGGCCTGCTGCTGCCGGCCCTGGGCCTGCGGCCCGCCGTTCCAGCCCCCGGCCTGGTACCCGGACGGGTCCCCGCCCCGGTACTCCGAAGCAGCCGCCCCCTGGGACGGCAGATACGACGTCTCCTCCGCCGAGGCCGGCGCGACCGGCGGCTGCACCTGCGTCTCCCAGGTCTGCCCCTGCCACTGCTGCGTGTACTGCTGGGCGGCCTGTGGATCGTCGTACGCCTGCTGCCCGGGCCATCCCTGCGGCGCGGGCTGCTGGGCGGGCTGCTGATACGGGTCGTACCCGTCGTACCCGTCGTACCCCTGATACGGCTGGTCGGTCATCGTCACCCTCCTGCGAACGGCGGGAGCACCTCGACCGTGCCGCCGTCGGCCAGCCGTACCGTCTCATGTTCGCGGGTGCCCACGGGGTCACCGTCGACAAGGAACGAGCATCGCTGCAGGACGCGCACGAGTTCACCGGGGTGTCGCTCGCGGGCGGCGTCGAGCGCCTCGGCGAGCGTGGCCGCGTCGAACGGCTCCTCGGCGATCCCGGCCGCGGCCTTCGCGGCGGCCCAGTAGCGCACCGTGACCTTTGGCATGCGGTTCCTCTGTCGGTCGGCTGTGTACCCCGTCAGGCTAGCCCGCCCCACCGACAGCCCAGTCCCCGATCCGGCCCAGCAGCTCGTCGGCGGCCGCGTGCTCGGCGTGCCCCATCCCCTGCTCCAGCCAGAGTTCGCCGTGGTCACCGGCCGCCCCGGCCAGCATGCGGGGGTGGTCGAGGGGGAAGTAGCCGTCCCGGTCGCCGTGCACGATCAGCAACGGCGTGGGCGCGATGAGCGCCGCCGCCTCGACGGGGGACATCGGCACCGGGTCCCACTCCCGGTGGTGGATCCGCGTCCGGAATCCGTAACGGCCCACCAGGCGGCCCTCGGGCCGGGTCACCAGCCAGTGGAGCTTGCGCATGGGAGCCGTACCCCGGTAGTACCAGCGGGCCGGCGCGCTCACCGAAACCACCGCATCCGTGTGCGCCCCTGCGCCCCCCTCGCGCTCCTCGCGCCCTGATCCGTCCGGGCGGCGGTACAGCGCCGCGTGCCGCAACACCACCGAGCCCCCCATGGAGAAGCCGACGGTCGCCACGCGCGCG of the Streptomyces sp. T12 genome contains:
- a CDS encoding MoaD/ThiS family protein: MPKVTVRYWAAAKAAAGIAEEPFDAATLAEALDAARERHPGELVRVLQRCSFLVDGDPVGTREHETVRLADGGTVEVLPPFAGG
- a CDS encoding alpha/beta hydrolase produces the protein MSNGPAGHVARSTVRPHSETTRRTPLRTFLHTDDGVTIDSVYDPGAVVYDASRPPAGDLAFVVAHGFTGDADKPHVRRVAEAFTRHGAVVTFSFRGHGASGGRSTVGDREVLDLAAAVRWARELGHARVATVGFSMGGSVVLRHAALYRRPDGSGREEREGGAGAHTDAVVSVSAPARWYYRGTAPMRKLHWLVTRPEGRLVGRYGFRTRIHHREWDPVPMSPVEAAALIAPTPLLIVHGDRDGYFPLDHPRMLAGAAGDHGELWLEQGMGHAEHAAADELLGRIGDWAVGGAG